The Sorex araneus isolate mSorAra2 chromosome X, mSorAra2.pri, whole genome shotgun sequence DNA segment CTTTGCTTTGGAAGGCACTGTAGCACCAAGCCGAGAGGGCCACTTGACCCATTCCCCTGAGATCTCAGACTCAGAATCAAAGTCACATGAAGTCAGCAGCTCACAGGCAGCCTCAGAAGTTAAATTATTTCTGGACTGAGGTGGCCATGGTCTTAGGAATCCAAGTCAGGTCAACAGGTGTCAGGAGCACTCCGGGGTGTCATGCCTATCCTGGAAATGGAATATGAAGGGTCAAAAGCCATAATGTGCTGTTGGTAGCCCCCAGAGCAGGGCACAGTACAGCGGTACTGTATGTGAGCTCCAGCCTGGCTCTGATGGgatgttagctttttttttttttcttttggggtcacacccagcaatgctcaggggttactcctgtctctgcactcagaaattactcctgccagtgcttgggggaccatatgggatgccagggattgaacccgggtcgaccgcatgcaaggcgaacaccctcctcgctgtactattgatctggccccTGGATGTTAGCGTTTACTGATGAGGTGACAGCAATTTGGGTACCTTGACTAGAGTGAGTAAAGATGAATCACGgtgatgtctgtgtgtctgtgtaatcCATCCCCCAGACCCTGCTTTAGCTGTGGGATTGTAGCTCTTTCAAGAAACTATAGGAGACTcaagggctgtagcgatagcacagtgggtagggtgtttgccttgcactcggcccacccgagttcgattcttctgcccctctcagagaatcccagcaagctctctgtggcgtattcgatatgccaaaagcagtaataacaagtgtcgaaatggagacgttactggtgcccgcttgagcaaatcgatgaatgacgggactacagtgctacagtgcatacattGGAGActcaaagataaaaatttaaaaaaaaaatttttttccactaagtttaggggcgggggctgggtaggggtttgggctacatctggtgggACTCGGGACTGTATGAGTTGCAAGGGattaaattcaggtcagctgcatgtaaggcaaatgcctacacactgtactatccctcccaATCCTCCATTGAGCTTTTTAAGGGTATGTGATGCCCTGAAGAGACATACCCTGTCTTCTAGTGGGGCTATCATTCCAGACCCTCCATTGAACCtttaccttttttggggggacggTATCACCCACAGAtgacacaggggttattcctgcctcatgtactcaggaattatttctggcggtgctctggggaccatatgggatgctgggaatcaaacctgggtcagccacgtgcaaggcaaacgccctacccactgtgctgtggctccagcccctgaacctttactcttttttgttttttgttttgttttgttttgttttggggtgaggCCAGTCTGTAGCAGCATGGGCAGGGCAAGCATGTGGACAGTCCAGCTTCTGCTAGAAAGGAGGTTGCAGGGGAAACTAATCATCCTCCgatgctgtactgttgctctagtgCTCATGGTTTTTTTTAGCCTCATCACTAATGGGAGTCATAAGATAACTTTTAGCAGGTTATTCTGCAGCACTTAGAGAAGACTTAAGCTGCATGGTATTTCAATCCATTTAGCAGAACAACTTGTGGTTCATCTGCGAAATGGTGAATTGATAAGCATCCAGCTAAAAGCCTAGAATCAGGTTTCTAATTTTAGAAAGCTCAGCTTGGCTAGAATAAATGTATGTGTACCTCAAAACCCATCTTAGACTTTGTTCTCAACAAAGGCAGTTTTCTTTTGTTCCTCATCATTTCCTCTGTACAAAGGGTTGGCCATCATTTTCTTGCACTAAAGTGTAGTAAGGACATTGTGAGTACTGCCAGAAACAAATTCAGCcctgaattttatttcatatgtgtttgtatgtatatatagagagggagagagagagagcgcacgcGGTGCGCGAGCAACTTAATTCCATCAAGTATTGATGACTAATCTGTTAGTGTAAATATGTTTTTGTCTACCTACCCCCTAATTCTTTCTTTATGGTTTAGAGGAATTAAGCAAGGGAAATATTGGGCATATTAGGACTTTAGAGTAGAAATTGCCATGGCAATCATTTTTCTAGTCTTGCTATCTTATTTTCCAGCtaagaataattatttaatttaagcAGGATCACAAAGCAATTTAAGTGTGAAGAAATACGTACTTAAAATTTGGtagaaattgtgatttttttgttttgttttgttttaaggccacacctggagatattcagggtttgctcctggctctgaacttagggatcactcctggtagggctcaagggaccatatggtgtgctgggggtcaaacttggCTCATCCGAATGCAAgtcaagctccctacccactgtactattgctccaactccataaattgtgatttatttttaaagtataataataaaaGCATGTTCCACAATTCTACTGTATAAGTTGGTAATGAATGGTTCTCAAAGTGTTGGAGTAGAGTATATCTAAAAACAtgaggtgggccagagagatggttcaatggtCTGCACACGTGCTGTGCACACAGGAGGCtcaagtttgatacccagcacacatgaccccactgccaggagtggcccctgagcatcatagtaAATGAACcaaaagaggggctgggggagggatttGTATGTGATTAAAACTTCCCATGTGAATCCCAAGCTTAGAGGTAACTTTAAGTTAAAATACTTTAAGTGTATCCTTCTAAAAATGTTGtttgtaaatatataatttgtcAGTATATATGGAGTTACTATTTAAAAGAGCTACTTATGGtggtacaagaaaaaaaaaagaacctagtGTTCCATGTAAAAGATCATActtatttaatactttatttgtAGATATTTGTTATATCAAGTCTTCGGGTTTTTACATTTTGTGGTACTTGGTCTCATATGCGAAGCATgtgttctatcactgagccacatctctagtCAAGGGACTGATTTTAAAATCAGACAGTAGGGGGGGCTGAAGTGTTGgtatagcgagtagggcactgtgttacctgagtttaatccctggcgtcccatattgtccccttatCCCACTGTGAGTGAATCTAGAGccaagagttaaccctgagcatcactgggtgtggccccaaactaaaccaaataaaataataaaaataggtaaAACCAGACAGTGGTAAACATCCTAGTATTTGGTATAGCCCTGATAAACCTATAGgataaagtttttatttgtatttgggtcatacctggtggtgctcagggcttactccttagatctgtgctcaggagtcattgctggcagtgctggggcaaccagttgtggtactgggaattgaatcaaagctcaccagatgcaaggcaagtttcttaacccCTATATCTTTTCTGCAGACCCAGAATAAATTCTTAAACATAGAATTATTAAAGGgtgtacattttctttatttttgtaaagcGTGATAGTTCTATTGAAACtcatttagaaagatgtaaggggagaagtagaagtatgtgttcaagagggaatacaggcttctccagagtgaaaatagGGAAGCAAAGCAAAGGACAAGCGAGATACTtgcacaggcttgaagagcaagcctaaaGTGTGTACATTTTTGTTTTAGAGAGGAAAAACCTCTGAAGATGTTGAGTTAGTAGTTTATATCGTCTACAAATTTCCCTTGGTGtttaagaaaagtattttctCCTCCAAAACTACTGCCTTGTTTTGACTCTGAAACTTAtatgcttgcttgttttttttttccactggaaGCCTGTGCCTACAGCCCTGGCTCAAGTGGACAGAGAAAAGATCTATCAGTGGATCAACGAGCTGTCCAGTCCTGAGACAAGAGAAAATGCTTTGCTGGAGCTCAGTAAGAAGCGAGAATCTGTCCCTGACCTTGCCCCCATGCTGTGGCATTCATTTGGTACTATCGCAGCTCTTTTGCAGGTGAGTCTGTACCTATGAGTGGCAGCTCAGTTCTGTCTATCATGACTATGTATCTTTAgataggtggggggtgggacacaAAAATGTTAAAGTGAAGCTATGAATAGCTGGGCCCAAGGAGAAGATTCAGAAGAGCAAGAGCACGCACTTTGCATGAGGAatccctaggtttgatcctcagccttTGACGGAAGCATCCGCTGAACATATGCTGAACACATGAACATACGTATAAACACATATACCAACTATGGTCCATAAAAAAGATACAGATAGCTATGTTTTTTTTGTTAAGGGTTTGTATACTTGTAAAGTGAAGAGTAAGTTGCTGTGCTTTGGTTCTAACCAAAATGGTCATTGGTGAGGACAATATACCAAGATAGAAATCATCCTTGAAACTGTTGTCCAAAATCCCTAATAACTTTGTAATAAATAAACTTGATTGTTATTCCTCCTGCATGTAGCCAGGGAGCTAATTTTTCTAATAGACATGTATACccatgtcttttcctttttttcatttgctatctgACTGAACTTAAGCTTCTTTACGGGGCACTATGATTGACTCTTTTTAACCAACTGTCTTATCACTGTGGCTTAAAGGAGTGTGTTGATAGAGGAGGGTTTATGAATGTCGACTTTTCAAGAGACGTCTCAGCACCTACAGGTTATTAGAGAAAGTATGTTTGTCTCCATAGACAGCTTTCTAGAGAGATGTGTCTATTGTAGAAATGTCTGAGATAATCTCAAGAATAAATTGGtggtgccaaagagatagtatgggttgagcatttgccttgcatgcagccaaacctgagtgtggcccaaaaagaaacagaaaaagaataatgTGGGGAGGGGGTACTCCTAAGCAATTCCCAGGGGTACTGAGAGCTGTcattcccagtgatacttggccagCCAGGCCAGAGGGTTCAGAGCTaacatggtggtgctgggaggacagAACTTATGGTACCTGAGATCACACTTGAGGCGAAGAGCCTGCAAGGCATGCTGAGTCTCTGATCTGAAGCCTCAGCTCCTTGAGTATATAATGATATCAGTTCTTGTGTTGCATGTGAAATTGAGAATTTTTAAGTTTGGGGGCCAGTTgtaaagtacagcaggtagggtacttgccttgcatgtagccgatctgggatcaattcccggcatccctgaaccccaccaggagtaattcctggtgcagagccaggagtaacccctgagcactaccaaaacgGGGGAGGATTTTTAAGTTTCTTGCTTTTGGAGcaccaaaattaattttgttatttattcacTTGGTATTGGTTtccattttccaggaaattgtaaATATTTATCCATCTATCAACCCGCCCACCTTGACAGCGCACCAGTCTAACCGAGTTTGCAATGCTCTGGCTTTACTGCAGTGTGTGGCGTCCCACCCAGAAACCAGGTAAATGCTTAGGGTGGGTCTGGGGGAGCTTTGTGTGAGATAGGCTCCTAATCTTTCTCTGCATGATAGAAGAGGGCTCGATAGTAGTGTAGGTACAGATCTTTCTGACttacatttacttatttttttccgggagtcctgtggtgccggggattgaaccagatttGACCTTATGCAAAGCACACCCCTAAATcactttgtgtgtttgtttgtttgtttgtttgtttgtttgtttgtttgatctctctggacccctttaatactttttcttaaaagtttctgAAGCCTTGGGGCCCAGTGCCCAACAgatagagcacatactttgcatagtccagatttgattccccagcactgcatgtgttCTAACCATCAGTGGGAACAAACACTGAGCCTTTAACCAGTAGCAGCCCCCCACAACCTGAAGATTCTGCGGCCAACTCTAGGTTTAGAGGGGAAAGTGCTATTTACTAGAGTCCTGGATGCAGTGTATTGTGTCTTGCCCATAGCATGGTCATGGCTGCCATGGGCTCAGGATGGAAGAGTGGCCTTTGGGCTACTGCCGAGGGCTGAACTCTGAAGTTCATGCTTAGAAGGCAGGTGCTGTATTGCTGGGTTGTCCCCACGCCTTGGATTTTTTGGTTCCTagggttttttaatttcttttttttaagacacctgtcagggccagagcaataataaatACAGTGAGTGAGGTGTTTTGTCTTGcgtgcgactgacccaggtttgatccccagcatcccatatagcccccctcccccccagcactgccaggagtaatttctgagctcagagccaggattgacccctgaacatttctgggtgtgaaccaaaaagcaaagaataaataaaaataggagctggagtgatgtttgccttgcatgcggccaacccgggttcgaatcccagcatcccatatggtcacccgagcatagccaggagtaattcctgagtgcttgagccaggagtaacccctgagcaacgcccggtgtgacccaaaaagataaataaataaataaataataaaaatgcctgTCAAGTCATAAATTCATAGGGAAGTGTTTCCAGCAGCTTGAGCCATAACattcttaaaatgttatttatttgtgGCAGGGGCAGTTGCCGGGTCCCTTGCAGCAAAGTCAAATAGTCCCCAaggcagagggagaagggcaaCGGGGTAAGGAGGGCTGGATAAGCAATGCTCGTGCAGCATCTTTATTGAACAAGCAGCAGACTTATAGGTCTCTAGAAGGAAACATACATTGGAAAAATATATAGGATTGTTCAGGATACATAAGTTTAGAATGTACTGGGCTTCTAGATGTCAGTGATGGTTTTCTATAGTTACATCatttcatgatattttccttggttatatattgatactgagcaatagcacagggtagggtgtttgccttgcaatcggccgacccgggttcaattcttccatctccttcagagagcccggcaagctaccgagaatatcccacctgcatggcaaagccgtAGCTTATTTgataccagaaacagtaacaacaggcctcacaatggagacttactggttcccactagagcaaatctatgagcaacaggatgacggtgatataTTGATACACCTTAGCAGCATGTTCTGCCATAAGAATGtggaaagagggggctggagcaatagcacagcgggtagggcattttgccttgcatgcagcccacctaggttcgattaccagcatctcatgtggtcccctgagcaccgccaggaataattcctgagtgcatgagccagaaataacccctgtgtatcgccgagtgtgacccaaaaagcaaaaaaaaaaaagaaaaaaaatgaggaaagagcctgctagaaaaacaagaaagtcagCCTTAGAATGTATAACCCCAAGACAATGGCTTCTAATAAACCAGCCCTTAGACAACACATCCCCAGGACAAGAACTTTCTTAATACTAACTAGCACAGGCTCCCAACAGGCAGGAGTTggggtttggaccacatccagctgtgcttagacttttggttctgtgctcaggggacatatgtgatgctgggcatcgaactgggtcgaactgggtcagccgcgagcaaggcaaacaccttatccattgtactatctccccacccccgtgTACTGCTCCCTGTAAAAATAtttgtagaggggctggagcaatagtacagtgggtagggcacttgccttgcacatagccaacctgggtttgatccctggcatcccatacggtctctgtgcactgccaggattaattcctgagtgcagagccaggagtaacctctaagcactgccaagtatgacccaaaaaaaggaaagagagtatgtatgtgtgtgtgagagggggcggggagagacagacacaagGATGTGACTGATATAGCATGCATGTGTAAGCTTTTGGTTCAATCCGTAGgcctgccaaaaaagaaaagaaaggtaagaATACTGTGtttgaagagatggtacagggcgTTAGGACATGTGCCTTTCATGCAGTTCACCAGTTTGATTCCTAGCTttgtatatggtcctctgacacAGAGCCAGCGGTCAGCCTTGAGCCCGGCTAGGTCTGGCCCAGCACTCCCTAATTAGAATATCTAGTGTGGGGGATTATGCTCTAGTGGAAAAGTGTGCATGTAAGCATGGCAAATAAACTTGATAATGACTGTTGGGTTTTGTCTTGGTTTATAAGGTTTTGTCTGATAGTACATGAATATTGTTATCAAATGATAAATTAGATGGGGACGAGCATCCGGAGAATTTCGGGTACTTAATTTCATTTTGTGACCTGTTTTTTAAAACTTGCTCTTAGATATTTTGTCAGTTTTTAAAGCACATTGTGCTGATAACAAGGGAAACGCTGTATTCTCTTAACTGTTAGCCTGGATCATAGTTTTTGAGTTTGATCCTGTTGCCAttaggggctggggaggctcTGTGGTGGGAGAGGAGCCAGTAGTGGCAGCTCAAACATTGTAGAAAGTTCAGCCGCATTATTGTCCTCTGCCCATGGAACATCCCTTCAGTTGTAACCACCAAAAAAGCATTGCCGTTTGTCCCCTGGAGCAGGGTTTCTTAAACTTTGCCCACTTGTGACCCCTTTTTACCTGTAACGCCAAGTTTCTAGGTGTATAAAATAGGTCTCAAAATaagcctcttggggctggagcgatagcacagcgggtagggcatttgccttgcacttggctgacccaggttcgattcccagcatcccatatggtcccctaagcaccaccagtagtaattcctgagtgtacagccaggagtaacccctgtgcatcgccgggtatgacccaaaaagcaaaaaataacacaaaaacaaGCCTCCTAATAAGAAATCAtaaatagaggctggagtgatagcacagcaggtagggcgtttgctttgccttgcacgcagccgactccagttcaattcccagcagcatcccatatagtcccccagcaccgccaggagtaattcctgagtgtagagccaggagtaacccctgtgcatcgctgggtatgacccgaaaagcaaaaaaaatcataaatagggACTAAAGAAACAATAAGGGtttaaggctcttgtcttaccTGTGACCAACCTAATCACTCCCTGGTACCATGTTTGGTCACCTGAGGTacgtacctccaggagtgaacactgagtaccgccaggtatgGCTTGAACACCAAATAATAATACCAACAACAActagaattataaatatattcctttaggactttttattttgtttttgggccacacctagatgtgcacaaggcttgctcctgactctgctcacggatcattcctggtgtgtttggggaccataagggttgctgggatcaaacccaggttgactgggttcaaggcaaatgccctatccactgtactatcactctgggctcccccccttttttttttaagacatttttacGAAGTTGCATACCCCACATGGATGGTCACCCAGAGTTTGAAAGGCTGGTTCtcatctggagagatagtacagatgataCCTGTGCGTATGGCTGCATTAGCTGAGAGCCAGGTTcaagtccctagcaccacagttGGGCTCGGATGCAGGCCATATGCATAGGTATGGCCCAAGCCCTGTCCCActcaaaaaacactaaaaattaatAGCAAAGTCCTTGTTACCACTGATCTCCATTTAGGAACAGTGGCAGTGTTACGTACGGGTCTTTGCATAGGCAAAGTGTGGTATAGGTGTAACGGAATTTATGCTCTGTAAATGTGCATGTTCAGAATCCTTAGAAATTAATTATGGTCTCctaagtgtgttttttttttccttctaggtCAGCATTTCTTGCAGCACATATTCCACTTTTCTTGTACCCCTTTTTGCACACTGTCAGCAAAACACGTCCTTTTGAGTATCTTCGGCTAACCAGTCTTGGAGTTATTGGTAAGTATTCAAAACTGtttaaaatgttcatattgtCATCTGACtggaattttttccttctttctttatagTTTTTGTACACCAGCTATTTATATTGAGATAAATGAAGGGCACCAGGAACCTGGTGGTTCTTACTGGACACCATCCTGAGTGTTTTGATGAAGATTTAAGGCCTAGCATGTAGAGTTTGTGTGTTATTacagaaatgtttcatttttgtctttttcacaCCAATGCTGTTTTCTCATTAACTATGGCTTTACTTTCCACTGCTTCATCTAGTTAAATGTCTCCATAtgcattgatggtggaaaatgtgtgaatattGCTTTTTATGGGCTTGGAGATATCTCAGCGGTGAAGTTATGTGTTCTTGTTGTCTGTTGAGAATGGTAGGAAAAGGCATTGATGCGTTTCCAGCCCTACATTGTATGGGAGACCCAGTCTGGTACACTTGCTATCTGGTCTTTTGCTTTTTCACCAATAGGTCAACtaatactctttttttccctttatttccctctctctttttttcttgggggggggcttggggggcaggCCTTAGCCTGTGTTTGGTTTTTCTGACACATAAACTACACAGTTGATGAATGGGGTTGAAACCTGACTCTGAACTCATTTTGTGTTTTCTGCAGGGGCCTTGGTGAAAACAGATGAGCAGGAAGTAATCAACTTTTTATTGACAACCGAAATTATCCCTTTGTGTTTGCGCATTATGGAATCTGGAAGTGAACTTTCTAAAACTGTACGTGCTTTGAACTTGGATTCTGCTGCCCTTGAACTGTTCTCAGTggtcttttctgtctctcttcagtcttttcttctttcatataAAACTTGTggctaaatgatttttttaaaatccagagccttggggccagagagctgccACCCCAGGGAGGGATTAAGGCACCTGCTTTACCTGCATGTGGCCAagtctgatttgatccctgacactttgTCATCACCAGAGACACCTGACAACCCCATTTCA contains these protein-coding regions:
- the CNOT9 gene encoding CCR4-NOT transcription complex subunit 9, which translates into the protein MHSLATAAPVPTALAQVDREKIYQWINELSSPETRENALLELSKKRESVPDLAPMLWHSFGTIAALLQEIVNIYPSINPPTLTAHQSNRVCNALALLQCVASHPETRSAFLAAHIPLFLYPFLHTVSKTRPFEYLRLTSLGVIGALVKTDEQEVINFLLTTEIIPLCLRIMESGSELSKTVATFILQKILLDDTGLAYICQTYERFSHVAMILGKMVLQLSKEPSARLLKHVVRCYLRLSDNPRAREALRQCLPDQLKDTTFAQVLKDDTTTKRWLAQLVKNLQEGQVTDPRGIPLPPQ